The bacterium genome contains the following window.
CTTGATGCTGCCGGTTTTTATCTTGAGCCTGAGGGTGCCGGTGAAAGACGCGCGGCAGGTAGGGGCACCCCTTGCGGGTGCCCGGGATGCCTCCGCATCGTCCGTAGATCGGGCGGGCGCAAGGCCCGCCCCTACGCCCACTGATAGAGCATAAAATAAATCAAGACGCCGGTGACCGAGACGTACATCCAAATCGGCAAGGTGACCCGCGCGATTCGGCGATGGGCCTCGATCCGGTTCTTCAGCCCGAGGTAGATCGACCGAATCGCCAGGAAAGGCACGGCCGCCGCCAAGGGGGTGTGAGTGGCCAACACCAAGAAATACACCGTCCGCATGGCCCCGGTGCCGGGATAACGATGGACCCCGGTGAAATAAAACCGCGTCAGGTAGGAAATCAAAAACAGGATCGAGATGACGAAGGCTCCGCCCATGAAAAAGCGGTGGCGGTCGATTCTTTTGGCCCGGACCGATATCCAGCCCAGCACCAGGAAAACGGCGGCGGTTCCGTTGAGAACGGCGTTGAGAATCGCCAGACGATCGCCCAAGCTCATGAAGCACTCCCCTTGATCAAGGATTTGAGATCGGTCAGCAGACGACGGAGATCGCTGCCTTCCGAGGAATAATAACCGCGAATCCGGCCCTGGGCGTCGATCAGCAAAAATTGCTCGCCGTGCACGACTTCCCAAATCTCGTCCTGATTCGGCGCCTGGCTCGGGACCTTGCCCATGCTGATCTTGAAACCCTGGACCACGGTCCGGGTGATCTCATCCAGCGGTCCGGTGAGAAAAACCCAGATTCCGGGCTCGGCCCCGTGATTCTTGGCGTATTGGGCCAAGACCTCGGGGCTGTCGCGCTCCGGATCGACGCTGAAGGAGACGATCTTGGCCGGCGGCTCCCCGCCCTCGCCCTTCATCTCCAAGAGCGAGGCTTGAATGCTCTTCTTCATCCGCTCGGTCATCAGCGGGCAGGCGCCGCCGCAGGAAGTGAAGATGAAGTCGGCGACCCAGACTTTGCCCTTCATCTCCTCCTGGGTGAAGGGCTTGGCGTCTTGGGACGTGAGCTTGAATTCGGGAATCTGGCCCAGGACCGGCAGCTCCTTCCGCTGGCAAGCCGCCAGGCAAAGGATCATCAGGACACCGGCGATCGTTCTTCTCATGCCGAACCTCCGTCGATGAAAAGCACCGAGAAA
Protein-coding sequences here:
- a CDS encoding DUF420 domain-containing protein — translated: MSLGDRLAILNAVLNGTAAVFLVLGWISVRAKRIDRHRFFMGGAFVISILFLISYLTRFYFTGVHRYPGTGAMRTVYFLVLATHTPLAAAVPFLAIRSIYLGLKNRIEAHRRIARVTLPIWMYVSVTGVLIYFMLYQWA
- a CDS encoding SCO family protein; this translates as MRRTIAGVLMILCLAACQRKELPVLGQIPEFKLTSQDAKPFTQEEMKGKVWVADFIFTSCGGACPLMTERMKKSIQASLLEMKGEGGEPPAKIVSFSVDPERDSPEVLAQYAKNHGAEPGIWVFLTGPLDEITRTVVQGFKISMGKVPSQAPNQDEIWEVVHGEQFLLIDAQGRIRGYYSSEGSDLRRLLTDLKSLIKGSAS